One window from the genome of Pseudomonas fluorescens encodes:
- a CDS encoding lipocalin-like domain-containing protein → MSLKNKVLAVGAVIACLAFSSVFAGKENALVGTWRMVSATVESQGSRSEAYGPNPHGWLVFTPELTFVEVLTDPRVPVFRSNARGEGTDEENRAAMAGSIGFFGRYTVDQNGEFTGNTVQGSTFPNWVGAVRTRDDLQLKVDGDQMVEDFRRPDGAKVHIVWERVK, encoded by the coding sequence ATGAGTTTGAAAAACAAGGTACTGGCGGTCGGTGCGGTGATTGCCTGCTTGGCATTCTCCAGCGTGTTTGCAGGCAAAGAAAACGCCTTGGTCGGGACATGGCGCATGGTCAGCGCAACCGTTGAGAGTCAGGGCAGCCGATCAGAGGCTTATGGTCCCAATCCCCATGGCTGGCTCGTGTTCACGCCAGAGCTGACGTTTGTCGAAGTACTCACTGATCCGCGCGTGCCGGTGTTTCGATCCAATGCGCGTGGCGAAGGCACCGATGAGGAGAACCGGGCCGCAATGGCGGGGAGCATCGGTTTCTTCGGGCGATACACCGTCGACCAGAACGGTGAGTTCACGGGCAATACTGTCCAAGGCTCTACGTTCCCGAACTGGGTGGGCGCTGTGCGTACCCGGGACGACTTGCAGTTGAAGGTCGACGGTGACCAGATGGTGGAGGATTTTCGCCGCCCGGATGGGGCGAAGGTTCACATCGTCTGGGAGCGTGTGAAGTGA
- a CDS encoding NTP/NDP exchange transporter: MSTPSYVHRLSLALNARDGELRPALCGFLLFLCLFTGYFMLRPIRESMGIAAGVENLQWLFTATFLVMLAAVPLFAWLSARVPRLRLIDWVYGFFGFNLLMFVELFQFQPDSIWLARVFYVWISVYNLFVVSVAWSLMADVFDSEQAKRLFAFIAAGASVGGLLGPTLSALLIGPFGASGLMLLAALLLGATLVLKRALMGWREKGGAGRPGAAPTQSPRQPLQGNPFSGFTAVLRSSYLLGIAGFVVLLATVSTFLYFEQARLVAELYPDRAAQVRIFGTIDLIVQAGALLSQLFITGRIAPKLGVRALLAIVPLLMCIGFLGLALAPGFALLAALMIVRRIGEYAFVRPGREMLFAPLDAESKYKAKNFIDTVVYRAGDALSGWAKSLLDLLGQGAGAAAMIGACCALLWGYLGWHLGRRADNAASRELRLAAIAARA; the protein is encoded by the coding sequence ATGAGTACGCCTTCCTATGTGCACCGGCTGAGTCTCGCCCTGAACGCCCGCGATGGCGAGTTGCGTCCGGCGCTGTGCGGGTTCCTGCTGTTTCTTTGCCTCTTCACCGGTTACTTCATGCTGCGTCCGATCCGTGAGTCGATGGGCATCGCAGCGGGGGTGGAAAATTTGCAATGGCTGTTTACCGCGACCTTCCTGGTCATGCTGGCGGCCGTGCCGTTGTTCGCCTGGCTCAGCGCCCGAGTACCGCGCTTGCGCCTGATCGACTGGGTGTACGGCTTCTTTGGCTTCAACCTGCTGATGTTCGTCGAGCTGTTCCAGTTCCAGCCCGACAGTATCTGGCTGGCCCGGGTCTTTTACGTCTGGATCTCGGTCTATAACCTGTTCGTCGTCTCCGTGGCCTGGAGCCTGATGGCGGATGTATTCGACAGCGAGCAGGCCAAGCGTCTGTTTGCCTTCATCGCCGCCGGGGCCAGCGTTGGCGGCCTGCTGGGGCCGACCCTGAGCGCGCTGCTCATTGGTCCCTTTGGCGCCTCGGGGTTGATGTTGCTGGCGGCCTTGTTGCTGGGGGCCACGCTGGTGTTGAAGCGAGCGTTGATGGGGTGGCGCGAAAAGGGCGGGGCTGGCCGTCCCGGCGCCGCGCCGACGCAAAGCCCCCGGCAGCCACTGCAGGGCAATCCGTTCAGCGGTTTTACGGCGGTGCTCAGGTCATCTTACCTATTGGGAATCGCCGGGTTCGTTGTGCTGTTGGCGACGGTCAGTACCTTTCTCTACTTCGAGCAGGCGCGCCTGGTGGCCGAGCTCTATCCGGATCGCGCGGCGCAAGTGCGCATCTTCGGCACTATCGACCTCATCGTGCAGGCCGGTGCGTTGCTGTCCCAGCTGTTCATCACTGGCCGTATCGCGCCGAAACTGGGGGTGCGTGCCTTGCTGGCCATCGTGCCGCTGCTCATGTGCATCGGCTTCCTCGGCCTGGCGTTGGCGCCGGGGTTCGCGCTGCTGGCAGCGCTGATGATCGTGCGACGGATCGGCGAGTACGCGTTCGTCCGGCCGGGTAGGGAAATGCTGTTCGCCCCCTTGGATGCCGAGAGTAAATACAAGGCCAAGAACTTCATCGATACCGTGGTCTATCGCGCGGGTGACGCCCTGAGCGGCTGGGCCAAGAGCCTGCTCGACCTGCTAGGGCAGGGCGCCGGTGCGGCAGCGATGATTGGCGCCTGTTGCGCGCTGCTGTGGGGGTACTTGGGCTGGCATTTGGGGCGGCGGGCGGACAATGCCGCGTCCCGGGAGCTGCGCTTGGCGGCCATCGCGGCCAGGGCATGA
- a CDS encoding oxidoreductase, with the protein MNSTTTPVIGRMSTMSRLGRLAKTLAAGVALLSAVSIEASTRIAPKPDWSTGDIPSQKGRIVLITGGTSGMGYEDALALARAGAEVIIAARNPERGAQAIARIRQSVPDAKVQFEAVDLADLSSVRGLAQRLNQRLPRLDVLINNAAVMAPPERGTSADGFELQLATNYLGHFALTGLLVPLLRQSEDARVVSLSSIAAARGAMNLDDLQSEQKYDPYAAYAQSKLAVLHWAFALQRRSDAENWGIRSIAAHPGVAVTELVERGPGLDSEFGRRWAKDRDAYHSAAQGALPTLYAATAAQATGGAYYGPTGDGERRGPLGFAKTPPAASTQADAERLWAVSERLTGVTYR; encoded by the coding sequence ATGAATAGCACAACAACACCCGTCATTGGCCGCATGAGCACCATGAGCCGGCTCGGAAGACTGGCGAAAACCCTTGCCGCGGGCGTCGCGCTGCTCAGTGCGGTGAGTATCGAGGCGTCCACGCGCATTGCACCGAAACCAGACTGGTCGACCGGCGACATACCGTCCCAGAAAGGTCGGATTGTCCTGATCACCGGTGGCACCAGCGGCATGGGCTACGAGGATGCGCTGGCCTTGGCGCGCGCCGGCGCCGAAGTCATCATCGCCGCGCGCAACCCGGAGCGTGGCGCACAGGCCATTGCGCGTATTCGCCAGTCGGTGCCCGACGCCAAGGTGCAGTTCGAGGCCGTGGACCTGGCCGATCTTTCATCGGTGCGCGGCCTGGCCCAGCGGCTCAATCAGCGACTGCCGCGCCTCGACGTGCTGATCAACAACGCCGCCGTCATGGCGCCTCCCGAGCGGGGGACTTCCGCTGATGGCTTTGAACTTCAACTGGCCACCAACTACCTGGGGCACTTCGCGCTGACCGGCCTGTTGGTGCCGCTCTTGCGTCAAAGCGAGGATGCCCGCGTGGTGAGCCTGTCGAGCATTGCCGCAGCGCGCGGCGCGATGAACCTCGATGACCTTCAGAGCGAGCAGAAATACGACCCCTACGCGGCCTACGCACAATCGAAACTGGCCGTGCTGCACTGGGCCTTTGCCTTGCAGCGGCGCAGTGACGCCGAAAACTGGGGCATTCGCAGCATCGCGGCGCACCCCGGCGTTGCCGTGACCGAGTTGGTCGAACGGGGTCCGGGCCTCGACAGCGAGTTCGGTCGACGCTGGGCAAAGGACCGCGACGCGTACCACTCAGCGGCACAAGGGGCGTTGCCCACGTTGTATGCCGCCACGGCTGCCCAAGCTACAGGCGGGGCATATTACGGCCCGACCGGTGACGGAGAAAGACGCGGTCCGCTGGGGTTCGCCAAGACCCCGCCTGCCGCCAGCACGCAGGCGGATGCCGAGCGGCTCTGGGCGGTCTCCGAGCGCCTGACCGGCGTGACCTATCGCTGA
- a CDS encoding DUF2790 domain-containing protein, translated as MKIQNLSIAGLLVVIALSGSPLLAKEQTQVPAYEYGMPLDIAKVIRIEAPTSPMCEVVQAKMTYLNTQGAKKHVSFLQLAEACSKQ; from the coding sequence ATGAAAATTCAAAACCTGTCGATTGCCGGCCTGCTGGTCGTCATCGCCCTGAGCGGTTCGCCGCTGCTCGCCAAAGAACAAACGCAAGTCCCGGCCTACGAATATGGCATGCCGCTGGACATCGCCAAGGTCATCCGTATCGAGGCACCGACATCGCCGATGTGCGAGGTCGTGCAAGCGAAGATGACCTACTTGAATACCCAAGGGGCAAAGAAACACGTCAGCTTTCTGCAGTTGGCCGAGGCGTGCTCGAAACAGTGA
- a CDS encoding heavy metal sensor histidine kinase, whose amino-acid sequence MKRSIAKRLALMFALAVLLIMSISATLLRCSLKQSLDEQMQNELILRHSVLDPVLAKYDSPTFWVGLRQKLDGLTPADERVRYWILVDDPAFSYGGAMPDGQDWSTRSDGLFTLDLPERERPMMVLLKTIAAMGDRPELRFIVGLDSTPFRKTLDHFTKILILTSALGIGLVALLGYWIARFGLGPVRRLSRQANSLPPGDSKQRLDTEALPGELQELAVSFNGALARQEAAWCQLEGFNANVAHELRTPLTNLIGQTQVALAHGREVSELQDLLQSNLEELERMGTIVNDMLFLAGAESGQRATELSDVSLYEEAAKTVEYLEPVLHDKQLSVVIQGDMRVCIDRRLFHRSLANLLQNAARYAVPTSTVTVSLVNHGMQVEVSVSNAGEPIDTVHLERLFERFYRADAARTRSDAHHGLGLSIVRAVASMHGGRVFAHSENGLNTFGFSLMNQAAS is encoded by the coding sequence ATGAAACGATCGATTGCCAAGCGGCTCGCCCTGATGTTCGCCCTCGCTGTCCTGCTGATCATGTCGATCAGCGCGACACTGTTGCGCTGTTCCTTGAAGCAATCGCTCGATGAGCAGATGCAGAACGAGCTGATCCTGCGCCATTCCGTGCTCGACCCGGTGCTGGCGAAATACGATTCGCCGACGTTCTGGGTCGGCTTGCGCCAGAAGCTCGACGGCCTGACACCCGCGGATGAACGGGTCCGCTATTGGATCCTGGTCGATGACCCGGCCTTTAGCTACGGCGGAGCGATGCCGGACGGCCAGGATTGGTCGACGCGCTCCGATGGGCTTTTTACCCTCGATCTCCCTGAGCGCGAGCGTCCCATGATGGTGTTGCTCAAGACCATTGCGGCCATGGGCGACCGTCCGGAACTGCGCTTTATCGTGGGGCTGGATTCAACGCCCTTCAGGAAGACCCTGGACCACTTCACCAAAATACTGATCCTGACCTCGGCGTTGGGCATCGGCTTGGTTGCACTGCTCGGTTACTGGATCGCGCGCTTCGGCCTGGGGCCGGTGAGGCGCTTGAGCCGTCAAGCCAATAGCCTGCCGCCGGGGGATTCGAAACAGCGACTGGACACCGAGGCGCTGCCGGGCGAATTGCAGGAACTGGCGGTGTCGTTCAACGGCGCCCTGGCGCGCCAGGAAGCGGCCTGGTGCCAACTCGAAGGGTTCAATGCCAATGTGGCCCATGAACTGCGAACGCCCTTGACCAACCTGATCGGACAGACCCAGGTGGCATTGGCTCACGGGCGCGAGGTGAGCGAGCTTCAGGACTTGCTGCAGTCGAACCTCGAAGAGTTGGAGCGGATGGGCACTATCGTCAACGACATGCTGTTCCTGGCCGGCGCCGAGAGCGGCCAACGGGCAACCGAGCTCAGTGATGTCTCGCTTTATGAGGAGGCGGCGAAGACGGTGGAGTACCTGGAACCGGTCTTGCACGACAAACAGCTGAGCGTGGTGATCCAGGGCGACATGCGCGTGTGCATCGACCGACGCCTTTTTCACCGCTCCCTGGCCAATCTGCTACAGAACGCGGCGCGATACGCGGTGCCGACCAGCACTGTCACAGTAAGCCTGGTCAACCACGGCATGCAGGTCGAGGTGAGCGTGTCCAACGCCGGCGAGCCCATCGACACCGTGCACCTGGAGCGTTTGTTCGAGCGTTTCTACCGCGCCGACGCCGCCCGGACGCGAAGCGATGCGCACCATGGCCTGGGCCTTTCCATCGTGCGTGCGGTGGCATCCATGCATGGTGGGCGCGTGTTCGCCCACAGCGAGAACGGGCTCAACACCTTCGGATTTTCCTTGATGAACCAGGCGGCGTCTTAG
- a CDS encoding heavy metal response regulator transcription factor translates to MRLLIVEDEEKTSSYVHRGLTELGYIVDVATNGIDGLHYALEWDYDVVILDVMLPGKDGYDVLQGLRLQKKTPIIMLSARGTVDDRIRGLREGADDYLGKPFSFAELVARVQALIRRRTGDTADLTHLRIDDLEVDLQARKVTRGGLRLDLTAKEFCLLSLLARHQGEILSKLMIAEQVWDMNFDSDANVVEVAIKRVRAKVDAPYPRKLLHTVRGMGYVLESREVDSRQSGTP, encoded by the coding sequence ATGCGTTTGCTCATTGTCGAGGACGAAGAAAAAACCTCCTCCTACGTCCATCGTGGCTTGACCGAGCTTGGCTACATTGTCGACGTCGCGACCAATGGCATCGATGGGCTGCACTACGCGCTGGAATGGGACTACGACGTGGTGATCCTGGATGTGATGCTGCCGGGCAAGGACGGCTATGACGTGCTGCAAGGCCTGCGCCTGCAAAAGAAAACCCCGATCATCATGTTGTCGGCCAGGGGGACGGTGGATGATCGCATTCGCGGCCTGCGCGAGGGCGCCGATGATTACCTGGGCAAACCTTTTTCATTTGCCGAGCTCGTCGCGCGCGTCCAGGCCTTGATCCGTCGCCGCACAGGTGACACGGCCGACCTGACGCATCTGCGCATCGACGACCTGGAGGTCGATCTGCAAGCGCGCAAAGTGACCCGGGGAGGGCTGCGGCTGGACCTGACGGCCAAGGAGTTCTGTCTGTTGAGCCTGTTGGCGCGGCACCAGGGCGAGATCCTTTCCAAGCTGATGATTGCCGAGCAGGTCTGGGACATGAACTTCGACAGTGACGCCAACGTGGTCGAGGTCGCGATCAAGCGGGTCCGCGCCAAGGTGGATGCCCCGTATCCGCGCAAGCTGCTGCATACCGTTCGCGGCATGGGGTATGTATTGGAAAGCCGAGAGGTAGATAGCAGGCAAAGTGGTACGCCTTGA
- a CDS encoding type VI secretion system Vgr family protein, producing the protein MAITQNNRLVQVDSPLGGDVLLLQSMDGSEELGRLFHYELDLTSEDRAITFDQLLGKPMGLTLELYDGAKRYFHGIVCSCRQLTGHGQFAGYRVSLRPWFWLLTRTSDCRIFQNKTVPDIIKQVFRDLGFSDFEDSLSGSYREWEYCVQYRETSFDFVSRLMEQEGIYYYFRHEKNRHVLVLADAYGAHSTAADYASVPFYPPDRQMRERDHFYDWQLAREVQPGSLALNDYDFLRPRASLEVRSSVPRNHTNADYPLYDYPGEYVQSNDGDHYARTRIEAIHSQFERVQLRGRARGIGCGHVFSLTGYDRADQNREYLVVAARYQIRQDAYESGQSDVAEQFVSELDCMDANQAFRPLPLTPMPIVRGPQTAVVVGPSGEEIWTDQYGRVKVHFHWDRHDQSNENSSCWIRVSQAWAGKNWGSVQLPRIGQEVIVSFLEGDPDRPIITGRVYNAEQTVPYGLPANATQSGVKSRSSKGGSPANFNEIRMEDKKGAEQLFIHAEKNQDIEVENDETHWVGHDRRKTIDNDETVHVKHDRTETVDNNETITIGVDRKEKVGNNETISIGVNRTEDVGSDEKITIGANRTEKVGSNETITIGADRTEKVGANEKISIASNRTEDVGGNETIGISGNRNETVQGNEGIEINGNQSTQIGQNESRDVAQNRNTSINQNDSLDVGKHFALTAGDSISLTTGDASITMKKDGTIMISGKNITIDGSGAIKIKANKNVVVKGQKILQN; encoded by the coding sequence ATGGCAATCACGCAAAACAACCGTTTGGTGCAGGTCGACAGTCCCCTCGGTGGCGATGTCCTGTTGCTGCAAAGCATGGACGGCAGCGAAGAGCTGGGACGGCTGTTCCACTACGAATTGGACCTGACCTCCGAAGACCGGGCGATCACGTTCGACCAGTTGCTAGGCAAGCCGATGGGCCTGACCCTGGAGCTGTACGACGGCGCAAAGCGCTATTTCCACGGCATCGTCTGCAGTTGCCGGCAGTTGACCGGGCACGGCCAGTTCGCCGGTTACCGCGTCAGCCTGCGGCCCTGGTTCTGGCTGCTTACGCGCACCTCTGATTGCCGGATTTTCCAGAACAAGACAGTGCCGGACATCATCAAGCAGGTGTTCCGTGACCTCGGCTTCTCCGATTTCGAAGACAGCCTGAGCGGCAGCTACCGTGAGTGGGAATATTGCGTGCAGTACCGTGAAACCAGCTTCGACTTCGTCAGTCGGCTGATGGAGCAGGAAGGCATCTATTACTACTTTCGCCATGAAAAAAACCGTCATGTGCTGGTGCTGGCCGATGCCTATGGTGCCCACTCCACGGCGGCGGACTATGCCTCGGTGCCCTTCTACCCGCCCGATCGGCAAATGCGTGAGCGCGACCATTTCTACGACTGGCAACTGGCACGGGAAGTCCAACCCGGCTCGCTGGCGCTGAACGACTACGACTTCCTGCGCCCGCGCGCCAGCCTCGAGGTGCGCTCCAGCGTACCGCGCAACCACACCAACGCCGACTACCCGCTCTACGACTACCCCGGTGAATACGTCCAGAGCAACGATGGCGATCACTATGCGCGTACTCGCATCGAAGCCATTCACAGTCAGTTCGAGCGTGTGCAGTTGCGCGGACGCGCCCGCGGCATCGGTTGCGGTCATGTGTTCTCGCTGACGGGATATGACCGTGCGGACCAGAACCGTGAGTATCTGGTGGTGGCCGCCCGTTATCAGATTCGTCAGGATGCCTATGAAAGCGGGCAGTCGGACGTCGCCGAACAGTTCGTCAGCGAGCTGGACTGCATGGATGCCAACCAGGCCTTCCGTCCTCTGCCCCTCACGCCGATGCCCATCGTCCGCGGACCGCAAACCGCCGTGGTGGTGGGCCCCAGTGGCGAGGAGATCTGGACCGACCAGTATGGCCGGGTCAAAGTGCATTTCCATTGGGACCGCCATGACCAGTCCAATGAAAACAGCTCCTGCTGGATTCGCGTCTCACAGGCCTGGGCCGGTAAGAACTGGGGATCCGTGCAGCTCCCGCGGATCGGTCAGGAAGTGATCGTCAGTTTCCTCGAAGGCGATCCGGATCGGCCGATTATCACCGGGCGCGTCTACAACGCCGAACAGACCGTGCCCTATGGGCTGCCCGCCAATGCCACCCAGAGCGGGGTGAAAAGCCGTTCAAGCAAGGGCGGCTCGCCGGCCAACTTCAATGAAATCCGCATGGAGGACAAGAAAGGCGCCGAGCAGCTGTTTATCCACGCCGAGAAAAACCAGGACATCGAGGTCGAGAACGACGAGACCCACTGGGTTGGCCATGACCGCCGCAAGACCATCGACAACGACGAGACCGTGCACGTCAAACACGATCGCACCGAAACCGTCGATAACAACGAAACCATCACCATTGGTGTGGATCGCAAGGAAAAGGTCGGCAATAACGAAACCATCTCCATTGGTGTGAACCGCACCGAGGATGTCGGCAGCGACGAGAAAATCACCATTGGCGCCAATCGCACCGAGAAGGTGGGCAGCAACGAGACCATCACCATCGGTGCCGACCGCACGGAAAAAGTCGGCGCCAACGAAAAAATCAGCATTGCCAGCAACCGGACCGAGGACGTGGGTGGCAACGAGACCATCGGCATCAGCGGCAACCGTAACGAAACGGTCCAGGGCAACGAAGGCATCGAGATCAACGGCAACCAGAGTACCCAGATCGGCCAGAACGAGTCCCGCGACGTTGCCCAGAACCGCAACACCAGCATCAATCAGAACGACAGCCTGGACGTCGGCAAGCACTTTGCCCTCACCGCTGGCGATTCCATCAGCCTGACGACGGGCGACGCCAGCATCACCATGAAGAAGGACGGCACCATCATGATCAGCGGCAAGAACATCACCATCGACGGCTCCGGCGCGATCAAGATCAAGGCCAACAAGAACGTGGTCGTCAAAGGCCAGAAGATTCTGCAGAACTAG
- a CDS encoding DUF6484 domain-containing protein — translation MTVEYYLPSSTATPARVDGVVIGLLLDVPKADAPVVAFPGCPADGGLPARTTTPLSREDIGAQVALMFEAGDLTRPLVIGRIQRLPQTSTPAVAHLDGERLEFTAEREIVLRCGKASITLTREGKVLIRGTYLSSRSSGVNRIKGGSVQIN, via the coding sequence ATGACTGTCGAATACTACCTGCCCTCCTCCACTGCCACGCCGGCGCGCGTGGATGGCGTCGTGATTGGCCTGCTGCTGGATGTGCCCAAGGCGGACGCCCCGGTCGTGGCGTTTCCCGGCTGCCCTGCTGACGGCGGCCTCCCCGCGCGTACCACCACCCCCCTCAGTCGCGAGGATATCGGGGCCCAGGTCGCGCTGATGTTCGAGGCCGGCGACCTGACCCGGCCCCTGGTGATCGGCCGCATCCAGCGCCTGCCGCAAACCTCGACGCCGGCCGTCGCCCACCTGGACGGCGAACGCTTGGAGTTCACCGCGGAGCGGGAAATCGTCCTGCGCTGCGGCAAGGCCAGCATTACCCTCACCCGCGAAGGCAAGGTGCTGATCCGTGGGACCTACCTCTCAAGCCGATCATCCGGCGTGAACCGCATCAAGGGCGGTTCGGTGCAGATCAACTAG
- a CDS encoding DUF2169 family type VI secretion system accessory protein yields MELLNASKLLAAYTQGMEPDGRESLVIVAKGTFNLPLDGRAATLADTQQPLLMADAFVGEPGLSAPLQEMDFAPIKPFCDVLVRGKAYAPGGRPVTQLAAGIRVGQMSKAFSVLGPRRWQPGLLGVSPGLPQPFTEQDISYAQAYGGSHPMANKPDMLHGYPDNPSGCGWFPGSIDSAQIAGKPMPNTEELGKPIDSPSGDFRPMALGPIGRSWPQRVRFAGTYDEAWLADCFPFLPQDFDRRYFQAAPDDQQIPYPRGGEDVLLLNLTPREHASFRIPEMDVPVTFFLKKGGHETVQAVIDTLLIDTDARQVQLTWRVSRPLQRNLFEIAQVLVGTMSTGWWRARELGKDYYPSLSSLVKAKQAPEETDW; encoded by the coding sequence ATGGAGCTGCTCAACGCCAGCAAACTGCTTGCTGCCTACACCCAGGGCATGGAGCCCGATGGCCGCGAATCCCTGGTGATCGTGGCCAAAGGCACGTTCAATTTGCCCCTGGACGGCCGGGCGGCAACCCTCGCCGACACCCAGCAACCGTTGTTGATGGCCGATGCATTCGTCGGCGAACCGGGCCTCAGTGCCCCGCTGCAGGAAATGGACTTCGCCCCGATCAAGCCATTCTGCGATGTGCTGGTACGCGGCAAGGCCTATGCCCCAGGCGGGCGGCCCGTGACGCAACTGGCCGCAGGCATTCGCGTCGGTCAGATGAGCAAGGCCTTTTCCGTCCTCGGGCCCCGCCGATGGCAACCGGGGCTATTGGGTGTTTCTCCCGGTTTGCCGCAGCCCTTTACCGAGCAGGACATCTCTTATGCCCAGGCCTACGGAGGCTCCCATCCCATGGCCAACAAGCCGGACATGCTGCATGGGTATCCGGACAATCCGAGTGGTTGCGGTTGGTTTCCAGGCAGCATCGACAGTGCGCAAATCGCCGGCAAGCCAATGCCCAATACCGAGGAGCTGGGCAAGCCGATCGACAGCCCCTCCGGCGACTTTCGCCCCATGGCGCTCGGTCCCATTGGCCGTAGTTGGCCGCAACGCGTCCGGTTTGCCGGTACTTACGACGAAGCCTGGTTGGCCGACTGCTTTCCGTTTCTGCCGCAGGATTTCGACCGTCGCTACTTCCAGGCGGCCCCCGACGACCAGCAGATTCCTTACCCGCGTGGCGGCGAGGACGTGCTGCTGCTCAACCTCACGCCCCGGGAGCACGCGAGCTTTCGCATCCCCGAAATGGACGTGCCAGTGACTTTCTTCCTGAAAAAAGGCGGCCATGAGACTGTGCAGGCGGTGATCGATACCCTGCTGATCGACACGGACGCACGCCAGGTGCAACTGACCTGGCGAGTGTCCCGTCCCCTGCAGCGCAACCTGTTCGAGATCGCCCAGGTGCTGGTCGGCACGATGTCCACGGGCTGGTGGCGCGCCCGTGAACTGGGCAAGGATTACTACCCGTCGCTGTCCTCCCTGGTAAAAGCCAAGCAGGCGCCCGAGGAGACGGACTGGTGA
- a CDS encoding beta-ketoacyl synthase N-terminal-like domain-containing protein, whose protein sequence is MVTALCIIGSGMVSAVGLTAPASCAAIRCAIDNFQETRFIDQGGEWLIAASVPLEQPWRGRIKLLKMAARAIAEALQSTPGVDPEKTPLLLGVAEAERPGRLDGLDRRLLQDIEAELGLRFHPDSTIIARGRVSAAVALLNARTLIYQGGHRHVLVAGVDSFLCGPTLAAFEERERLLTSENSNGFIPGEGAAAVVLAAPVASATPQLACIGLGFGMEKATVEAEDIPLRAEGLTQAVRAALGEAGCGLEQMDYRLTDISGEQYYFKEASLALSRTLRVRKEFFHLWHPADCIGEVGAAIGPAMLAVALAASRKGYGEGPNIFCHLGNDAGERAVALLSYQTVRAA, encoded by the coding sequence CTGGTGACCGCGCTCTGTATCATCGGCTCCGGCATGGTCAGCGCTGTCGGCCTCACTGCACCCGCAAGCTGCGCGGCGATCCGCTGCGCCATCGACAATTTCCAGGAAACCCGTTTCATCGACCAAGGTGGCGAGTGGTTGATTGCCGCCAGCGTACCTCTGGAACAGCCCTGGCGCGGCCGCATCAAGTTGCTCAAGATGGCCGCCCGCGCCATCGCCGAGGCGTTACAGAGCACCCCCGGGGTTGACCCGGAAAAGACCCCGCTGCTGCTGGGCGTGGCCGAAGCCGAGCGCCCCGGCCGTCTGGATGGCCTCGATAGAAGACTGTTGCAGGACATCGAAGCGGAACTGGGCCTGCGCTTTCACCCGGACTCCACCATCATCGCCCGCGGCCGGGTCAGCGCCGCCGTGGCCCTGCTGAATGCACGCACGCTGATCTATCAAGGCGGCCATCGCCACGTGTTGGTCGCCGGCGTCGACTCCTTCCTTTGCGGACCGACCCTGGCCGCCTTCGAAGAGCGCGAGCGCCTGCTTACCAGCGAGAACTCCAACGGTTTTATTCCCGGCGAAGGGGCTGCGGCTGTGGTACTGGCTGCTCCGGTGGCCAGCGCAACGCCGCAACTGGCTTGCATCGGCCTGGGGTTCGGTATGGAGAAGGCCACCGTGGAGGCCGAAGACATTCCTTTGCGCGCCGAAGGCCTGACACAAGCTGTACGGGCAGCCCTTGGCGAAGCCGGCTGTGGGTTGGAGCAAATGGATTATCGGCTCACCGACATCTCCGGCGAGCAGTACTACTTCAAAGAAGCCTCCCTGGCCCTCAGCCGGACCCTGCGCGTGCGCAAGGAGTTCTTCCATCTCTGGCATCCGGCCGACTGCATCGGCGAAGTCGGCGCCGCCATCGGCCCGGCCATGCTCGCGGTGGCGTTGGCCGCCAGTCGCAAGGGCTACGGCGAAGGTCCGAATATCTTCTGCCATCTTGGCAACGACGCTGGCGAGCGCGCCGTCGCGCTGCTCAGTTATCAGACTGTGAGGGCTGCCTGA